From the genome of Leptotrichia sp. oral taxon 847:
TTATTGCTTTTTGGAATCTAAAACGAATAATGAAGTTTCGGTAAAAAGACTGGAAGTTATGGAAAAGACGACAGATGGGTTTAAAATAGCTGAAGAGGATTTGAAACTGAGAAATTCGGGAGAAATTTTGGGAATAAAGCAAAGCGGCGTGTCAGATATGGTTTTTACTGACATTGTAAAAAATGTTAAAGAAATTAAAAAAGTTCATGATTTTGTTGTGTGGTACCTGGAAAAAAATGATGGAAAAATTGAAAATGAGTTTTTGAAAATGGATATTTATAAAAAATTTTTCCGTGCAGAATAAGAGTAAAATTATAAAAAAATAGTGTTTTTTATAATAGCAAAGGATTTTTTATTCCTTGTCAAAAAAATAAAAAATAAGGAGAATTTTGTGAAACAGTATATAGCGGATTTCGGGCTGTTAATAGTCGGAATATTGTGGGGATTGGGTTTTGTGTTTGTAAAAATTGGGTTAAATACGGGAATTAATCCATTTTATCTGTCGGCATTAAGATTTTTAGTCGGAGGAATTTTATTTTACCTCGTATTTTTAAAAAAAATGAAAAAATTTAGAAAAAAAGATATTGTTGCGGGACTTGTTGTAGGAATTTTTCAATTTTTTGGTTACGCTTTTCAAACTTACGGCGCAATGCTTACAACGGCTAGTAAAAATGCTTTTTTTACTTCGATAAATGTGATAATTGTACCGTATATCTTTTGGATTTTACACAAAAGAAAGCCAAAAGCGATGACTTTTATTTGCTCTGTTATCTGTGTAATTGGAATTGGAGTCATAAGTTTTGATAAAGATTTGAATTTGTCTGACATTAATTTTGGAGATATTTTGACGATAATAAGTGCAGTATTTTTTGCATTTCAAATAGCGACAACTGGATTTTTTTCAAGAAAAGTTGAGCCACTAAAATTAATCTTTTTACAGATGATATTTGCTGGAATTCTATTTGTAATAAATTTTTTTATTTTTTCAAATCCTAGAGAAATTTCGGATTTAAAAGGAATGGCACTGATTTCAGTCGGTTACTTGACAATATTTTCCACGATAGTTCCGACACTTTTGCAAACGGTCTGTCAAAAATTTACGACTTCGACACGAGCTTCACTTTTGATGTCGACAGAATCACTGTTTGCACCAATGTTTGCATTTTTTATCTTAGGCGAAGTATTAAGTTTAAAAGTGATTATAGGCGCAGGAATAGTTTTATTTTCAATAATTTTGTCGGAAATTTAAAAATTATAATTTAAAAAAAATTTGACTTTTTTGAAAAAATGTTATAAAATTAATTATAATGATTACAAAATTATAATAATTTTATATATAAAATTTGGAGGTAAAAATGGACTTTAGTTTAAATTTAGGTGTTTTGGATGAAGGAAAACTACAAAAAATTGACGAAAATAAACTTTATGATGTAACTGTGATTGGAGCGGGACCAGCGGCGGTTTCTAGTGCAATTTATGCGGCTCGTAAAGGTTTAGATGTTGCAATGGTCGGAGTAAAAGTGGGTGGACAAGTTTTGGACACAAATGAAATTGAAAATATAATAGGAACAATTTCTACAACTGGAAGCAAATTTGCCGAAACTTTGCACAATCATTTAAAGGAGTATGCAATTGCGTTTAAAGAAGGGCATGTTGTAAAAGAAATTTCGCTTGATGGAAAAGATAAAGTTTTTGTAACTGATGACGGGAAAAAATATAAGACAAAAGCTATAATTTTAGCAACTGGTGCAAAACCTAGAAGTCTTAATATTCCTGGAGAAGCTGAATATGTTGGAAAAGGAGTGCATTACTGTTCAACTTGCGATGGGCCTTTTTACAAAGGACTTGATGTCGCTGTAATCGGCGGTGGAAACTCAGGCGTGGAAGCTGCGCTTGATATGTCAGGAATTGCAAAAAATGTCACTTTAATTGAATTTATGCCAGAATTGAAAGCCGACAAAGTTTTACAGAAAAAATTGGCACAGCGTGAAAACGTGAATGTAATTTTAAATTCAGCAACTACGGAAGTTTTAGGAACAGAATTTGTGGAAAATTTAAAATATAAAAATCGGGCTACAGACGAAGAAAAAACTCTAAAATTGGACGGAATATTTATCGAAGTCGGACTTTCTCCAAGCAGTGAAATTGTAAAAGATTTAGTTGAATTGAATAAAGTGGGGGAAATTGTAATAAATCCAGTAAATAATGAAACTTCAGTGGAAGGAATCTTTGCCGCAGGAGATGTTACAAACATAAAACAAAAACAAATAATTGTTGCAATGGGAGAAGGTGCAAAAGCAGCACTTAGCGCATTTGATTATTTAATCGCAAAATATTAATAAAATTTTTTAGACTTATGAAGTTTTTCATAGGTCTTTTTTTTTTGATAAAATTTCTAATATTTTCTTTTAAATAATTAAAATAAATATTCACTTTTTAAACGGGGAATAGTATAAATTTTAATTTATTTTTGTTTACAAGATGTCGTTTTGTTTAGTATAGTTTTTTATTTTTTTTACATAAGGGGAAAGGACCGCCATTTCCCCTTATAATCCCCACGCTCGTCTAAGCATTTTTTTGAAGCAAAGCCGAAACTCACTTCGTTCAAACAGTCGTCTTTACTCCAAAAAAATCACGACACCTTTTGTATAATAGTAAAATTTAAACCGTCGGAGCATTTTTATGTGCTGACAAAACTGTCTGAGCACGATTAGTGCGAGTTTTTTGGCAGTGCATAAAAATGACGAAGACTAGCCGGGGTGCAGGGGTGCGGCGATGAGCACTTCTGCTTAAAAAAGGAATAGAAAAAAATTGTTATTTTAGTAACTTTGTGGATTGAATAAGAAACTTAAAATAGAAGTTTTTACTTAAGTATCTTATTTCGTTTTAAATTTTTAATTTTCTTGCTAAAAATTTTATGTAAAAAAATAAAAAAACTATATTAATCAAAATAACATCTTGTAATCAAAATAAATAAAAAATATTGAAATTAAAACTTTTCTTTAAATATTTTATTTCATTTTAAATTTCTAATTTTCTTGCTAAACATTGAAAATTATTATATAATTAACCCATAAAAAATAAAAAAATATATTTTGGAGGGAAAAATGAAAGAGAGAATTGTTATAACTGTTATTGGAGAAGACAAAACAGGAATTGTTGCAAATGTGTCGACAAAATTGAGTGAGCTAAAATTAAATATTATTGACATAACTCAAAAAGTTTTTGAAGATAATATTTTTGCTATGATAATGTTAGTGGAAGTTGAAAAAAATGTAGATATAAAAAAATTGCAGGAAGAATTTAAAGTTTTTGAAGGAAAAATCGGAGTAAAAGTATTTTTGCAACACGAAGAAATTTTTAAAACAATGCACAGAATATAATTTTAGAAAGAAAATTAGGAGGAAAATATGAATTTATTACCAGACGAAATACTGGAAACAATAGATATGATAGAGATGCAAAATCTTGATGTAAGAACAGTTACAATGGGAATCAGTCTATTGGACTGCATCGAAACATCGGCTGAAAAAACAGCTGAAAATATTTACAACAAAATTGTAAAAAATGGAAAAGATTTGGTAAAAATTGCAGATGAAGTGGCTAGTAAATATAATGTTCCAATCGTAAATAAAAGAGTTTCTGTTACGCCAATTGCAATAATTGGAAATGCTACAGATGCGACTGACTACACTATTTTTGCAAAAGCATTAGATAAAGCTGCAAAAGAAATTGGGATTGACTTTATCGGTGGATTTTCGGCACTTGTTGACAAAGGTTTTACTAAAGGTGATTTGAGATTAATAGAAAGTATTCCCTCTGCGCTTTCTCAAACTGACCGTGTCTGCTCTTCAGTAAATGTCGGTTCGACAAAGTCAGGAATTAATTTGGATGCCATAAAGATGATGGGAAAAACTGTAAAAGAACTGGCTAATTTATCAAAAGAAGCAGATGGACTGGCAGCGGCAAAATTTGTTGTATTCACAAACGCTGTGCCTGACAATCCTTTTATGGCTGGAGCATTTCACGGTGTAGAAAATCCTGATATTGTGCTAAACGTGGGAATAAGTGGACCTGGAGTTGTAAGACACACACTTGCAAACATTTCAAAAACTGCTAAAATCGACGAAATTACAGAGGCTATAAAAAAAGTGAGTTTTAAAATCACAAGAATGGGAGAATTGGTTGGACGAGAAGTTGCAAATAGACTTGGCGTCGAATTTGGAATAATAGATTTATCACTTGCACCAACTCCAGCGGTTGGAGATAGCGTGGGAAATGTGTTGGAAGAATTTGGCTTGGAATCTGTCGGAGCATATGGGACGACTTTTGCGCTTGCAATTTTAAACGATGCCGTTAAAAAAGGAGGGGCTATGGCTGCAACCAGAGTTGGAGGCCTAACAGGAGCATTTATTCCAGTGAGTGAAGATCAGGGAATGATAGATGCAACAAGCAAGGGTTACTTGACACTTGAAAAATTGGAAGCTATGACTTGCGTTTGTTCAGTTGGACTTGACATGATAGCAATTCCTGGAGATACAACAGAAGCGGTTATTTCTGGGATAATAGCCGATGAAATGGCAATTGGAATGGTAAACAGTAAAACTACGGCAGTGAGATTAATTCCAGTTCCAAATAAAAAAGCTGGAGACAGAGTCGTATTTGGAGGACTTTTGGGAGAAGCTGATATAATTGACATAAATAATTTGGACTGTTCAGTTTTAATAAACCGTGGTGGAAAGGTCGCACCTCCAATTCAAGCTTTAAAAAACTAATTTTTAATATGAAGGAATTTTTGAACTCCAGAATACTCATGGTATATGGAACGTTATAAAAATTAATGATTTAATTCTTTTTAACAAGGGGAAAACATCGCCTTTTCCCCTTGACCCCGCGCTAGTCTACGACATTTTTATGCACTGCCAAAAAACTCGCACTAAACGTGCTCAAACAGTTTTGTCAGCACATAAAAATGCTCCGACGGTTCAAATTTTACTACCATGCAAAAGTGTCGTGATTTTTTTGGAGTAAAGACGACTGTTTGAACGAAGTGAGTTTCGGCTTTACTTCAAAAAAATTCTTAGACGAGCGTGGGGATTATAAGGGGAAATGGCGGTCCTTTCCCCTTATGCAAAAAATAAAAAAATAATATTAAACAAAATAACATTTTGTAATCAAGAATAATTTAAAAAATTTAAAATTAAAAATCTGTCCCTAAAATTTTTAAACCATCTTAATATGTTAGTAAAGTTTGAATTTCTGATGTGTTCTTATTTTTTTATAAGTAAAAATAAAATATAAAAAAAATCTTTTTTATTAAAAAAATAAAAAAATATTTGTGTAAATCTAGTTATTTAGACTTATTTTTAGATTAATTTTTTAAAAATAAATAAAAAAGTCATATTTTTTTTAAAATTTCTTAGAAAAAGTGCTTGTTTTTTTTTTTTTTTTTGTGCTAAAATTAAAGAGTAAGATAAAGATTTTTTATAGAAAGTGAAAAAATTTTGAATTATCACTCACTCATTAAAAAAAACTATTCCTTAATTTTTTTGCTTTCAAAAAAATTTTTAAAATACAAAAAATATGTGAAAAAATTTTTGAAAGGAAATCATTATGGAAAGCAATAATTTAAAACAACTCAAAAAAGATTTAAAAGCTTTTGCCAAAAGAGTAAAAGACTTTAAATACACAGAATCAGCGCTGATTGCATTCCTTTTGACAGGAATGGTAATGCTTGGCGTTTCAAATTTAACATTTTCTGCTCAGGATGAGATAACAGCTCAGACTAAGCAAATAAATAGCTCAATAAGCGATATAAGACAGCAGTTTAAAAGAGCTAGAGCTGAAAATAATAAATTACTTAGAGATACAAATTTAGAATTAATACAGCTTATGGAACAAGGAGATCAAGTAGTAAAATCGCCTTGGAAATCATGGCAATATGGAGCCAATACGTTCTTAAATGAATGGAAAGGAACGTATAAAGGGCATGGAGACAAAACTGGAAATGTCAAATATAAAAGAAACGCTGGATTAGGTAAATACAATTACCAAGCAACAGAAGGAAAATATGGAACAACTTCAATAGGATTAAGAAATGCAATGGAAAGACCAGTAGAAATTCAAGTGGATGCTTCATTGAGAACATTGTCAATAGATAAGCCAGCACCTACTTTTGTGCCTACTACTCCTAGTGGGGGATTGCCTCCGTTTGAGCCCAGGGTTATAGCGGCACCTAATTTGCCTAAAACTCCTGATAATCCAAAAATAACAGTACTTGATCCTCCTGATTTATCGTTTAATGGAACTGGTTTTGGACAGCCATCTTCTCCAAAAACTAATCAAAGTCTATTATATGTTGAAAATTATCGTACTTATAATACAACTACGCCTGTATTTGTAACATATGGAGCTTCTAATACTAAAACTATGACAGGTGGAAGTGTTACAGTTACTAAAGATGATGGTTCAACTGGAACTACATTAGTGTCAGGAACAGGGAGTTACGATAAAAACCATCCTTATTTTATAAATGATGCAGCAGACCATTCATCTACTATAAATGGAAATTATGATATAACAAGAGCAACAGATTCAGGACCGGGAACATTATACTTTGTAAGTTTAAATCCTTACGAAGTAGGTCATAATAGTTCTTCAGATGGTGTGTATAATTTTGCAGGTAATTTAACATTGCATGGTCATAATAATCCTAGCTCTGGAAGTCTTTTATTGGGATTTGAACATCAATTATTAGCAAACAATGGTGGAGGTAGTGGGCATTTTACAAATGTTGAAAATGGAACTGTGACAAGTATTTTAAAAAATACAGGAAATATAACTTTACAAGATGGATATAATTTGGTGGGAATTCAAATAGATACAGAATATAGTTCTGGTTCAAATGGATATTTTAGAAAACAACCTCAAACAATAAACGATGGTACAATAACAATAAATTCCCAAAATAGTATAGGTATTGATTATGGTAAATATTATGATGCTTCACCTAATACAAAATTAACTGTAGGAAATATTAATGTAAATGGAAAAAATAACTACGGTTTCAGAATGAAAGCATACAATGGTGAATCTTCTAGTAGTGGTGGAACAGTTGGAATGGACTATTATGATAAAACAGATATAACAGGTGGAACAGGTAAAAAAATTACGGTTAAAGGAACAAAAAACGTTGGAGTTTCAATTGCACAAGGAACACATTCAGGAGATCCTCTATCTAGAGTAACAGGATTAAATATATTAGTTGGTGGAACAGGAAATGTTGGATTTCTAAGAAATTCTCAAGGGAATAATACAAATCATAACGTTATGAATTTAGATGCTACAAAAATGAGCAATATAGCATTTGATTCAGATGCAACAGAAAGTGCCTTGATAAGAAGTGATAAGGATGAAATAAAATTAGATCAAGATATAACAGTAGGTTCTATAGGAACTAAAAATACTTTGTTACAAGCAGGTAAACAAGGAACTGTTAGATTAGGAAGTGGAAGAACAATAACATCAACTTCTTCTGATGAATTTTATGGAATGACAGCTGGTAGTTTCCCTACTACTGGAGCAGGAACAAGTGGTGCTAAAATAATTAATGATGGGACTTTAACTATTGGTGGAAATAAAAGTATAGCTATGGCAATAGATACAGGAAATACTGGTGAACATAATGGAACTATAACTTATACAGGTAACAATGCTTCTGCCATTTTTAATAAAGGAACATTTACAGCAGCAGGTACTAGTAATACTACAATATCTGGAGATGGAAACGTAGGAATTTACAATAAAGGAACTATGCATTTAAATGGAACTGTTGGAATGATATTGAAAAATGGTTCTACAGGTATATTCAGTGATGGTGGAACAGTTACTTCAGCTCCAAACAAAGTAACAATTAGTATAGATGATACTGCTATTCCTGCAGGAACTTCAAAGGGTGTAGCTGTTTATGCTAGAAACGGTGCTATTGTCGATTTACAAGGATCAAATTTAACTGTAAAAGGTGGTGCCTCTGGTGTAGTTTCAGAAGGAGCAGGAACTAGCTTGAATTTGTCAAATTCAAAAATTGATTATGATGGTGATGGTTATGGAGTGTATAATGCAAATGGAGGAACAGTAAACTTATTAAATGCGACATTAACTTTAAGAGGGAATTCTGTAGGATTTCAAAAAGACTTAAGTGCTCCAGGTTCCATTACTACAACAGGAATGCATATAAATGTATTCTCAAATGATGCCACTGTAATGAATTTAAGAAATGCAACGGGTCCTTTAAATTTATTAGGTTTAGATAGTAATTTGGCTACGCTTGTAGGATTAGCACCAGGAAGCATTAATAATACAGATCCATTAGGAACTACATATAATGGGTATAAACTAGCTTCGATTGACGGACTTAATACGTATGAAATTAATAAAGATTTAGATAAATCGTTAGCAGTAACTGGTGCAGATGCAGATGTAGATACGTTTGTAAAAAAATTATTAGTTCAAAGGGCAATTTTAAATGTTCAAGCAGGTAAAACAGTAACAGCAAACCTAAATTCTTCAGACTTAACAGCAACAGGAATGAAAGGTGTAGTAGGACTTGATATGAGTTCAAGTAGTTCAGCAGCTTCAAATGCTGAAACACAAATAAATCTTGCTGGAGGTTCTACTGTAAATGCAGACAGAACAGACGCTGGAAACGGAGCAGTAGGATTATTTATAAACTATGGAAAAGTTCATACTGATCCATCAGCTACAATAAATGTTGAACAATTAACAACAAACCCTCATAATGACAGTGCTGTAGGTATTTATGCAGTAAATGGTTCAGATGTAAACAATGAAGGTACTGTAAATGTTGGTGGAAATAGTTCGATTGGATTATTAGGATTGGCGTATAGAGAAGATGCGACTACCGGGGCACCAAAAGTAAATGAATTTGGAGGAAAACCTGGTGAAGGAACGATTAACGTTGTAAATAAAGGTAATGTTACATTGGATGGAACTACATCTTATGGAATTTATGTGAAAAATAATAATTCAGCAGGAACAAAAGCTACTGCTACTGGAACAAATACAGGAAGTGGAGTGTTAACTTTATCCGGAGATAAGTCTATCGGAATGATAGGAGATAAAGCAACATTGACAAATGATGCAGGTGCAAAAATCAATATGACAGGACAAGAACAAGTTGGAATGTTTGCAAATAATAGTTCATCATTAATAAACAATGGAGAAATTAATTTGGCGACTTCGACAGGTTCAATTCCAAGTGTTGGAATTTACACTGATGATGTTGCTACAGATATTACGAATAATGGTAAGATTACTGGTGGAAATAAAAACTACGGTATTTTTGGTAAAACAGTAACTCATGGTTCGACTGGAGAAATTACAGTTGGAGATGAAGGTGTTGGAATTTATTCGACAGAAGGAAATATTACATTGAATTCAGGTTCTAAAATAAATGTTGGAGCGAATGAAGCAGTTGGAGTATTTACTACTGGAACAGCAGGAAGAACGATAAATGCTGATACGAATATGACAATTGGGGATTCTTCATTTGGTTATGTAATTAAAAATACAGGAACAACAAACTTAACTACAAATGGAACTGCAACATTAGGAAATGAAGCGAAATTTATTTATTCAAATAATAAAGATATAACAGTAACAAATAATGTTCCATTAACTTCAACAGGAAATAACACTTACGGAATTTATTCTGCAGGAACAGTAACAAATAATGCAGATATTGATTTTGGAAGAGGAACAGGAAGTGTAGCAGTTTATGCAATTGATGGAGGAACTGCTAGAAATGCTGCAGGAAAAACAATTACAGTAAGTGGAAGTAATTTATCAGCAACTCCAGTTCCAGAATATGGAATGGGAATGGCTACTTCTAATGGAACAATTATAAATGATGGAACAATAAAAGTGGCTCTTGATGAAGGAATTGGAATGTTTGCTTCAGGAAGTGGTTCAAAAGCAATAAATAATGGTACAATTGAATTAAGCGGAAAAAATACAAAAGGAATGTATGTTGATAATAACGCAGTAGGAGAAAACTGGGGAATTATTAAAACAGTTCCAACAGCAAATAATGATGGTATCTTAGGTGTAGTTGCCACAGGTGGTGGAGTAATTAAAAACTATGGACAAATTATTGTAGATGGACCTAATAATAAAGCTGGATATCTTGGTTCTACAGGAACTTTCTCAAATGAAACTAGTGGAGGTACAACAGGAACTGTTACAAATACTGGTGGAGCCGAAGGAGTTGTAAGAAAATCTGGAAGTCCTACAGGTAAAACAGTAGCAGGAATAGAAATTATAGCACCAGCAGGAGCAACTTCAGCTACAATTAAAATAAATGGTTCAGTTGTAACACCAACTTATGTTGACACAAATGCAAAAACTAGTACACCAAGTACAGTATCAGTTACTTCTCCAAGTGGAGCAACAACAATTGTTGATTTAGGAGCAACTGGTTTAGGAAGTATTCCAACAAATGAACAAGTTGGTTCATTAGGAATGTACATTGATACATCAGGAGTAAACTACACACATCCAATTGTAGGAGTTAATAATCTTAAAGGATTACAAAAAGTTGACTTGTTATTTGGTAATGAAGCAGCTAGATACACTGGCAGTAAAGTAATTGAAGTTGGTAGCAACATAATTGATCCGTATAATTCAATGATTTTAAGTATGGCAACTGCAGGAACTGGAACTAAATTTGCATTAAGTGCTGGAAGTTTGACATGGTTTGCAACTGCAACACAAAATTTATCAACAGGTGCTTTAGGAAAAGTTTATCTAGTTAAAATACCTTATACAGCTTTCGCTCAAGATAAAAATACATACAATTTCTTGGATGGATTAGAACAAAGATACGGAGTAGAAACTAGCGGAAGAGAAAAAGATTTATTCAATAAATTGAATGATTTAGGAAAAGGAGAAGCTCACATTTTAGCACAAGCAATTGATGAAATGAAAGGTCATCAATATGGAAATGTGCAACAAAGAATTAATGAAACTGGAAATGTGTTAGACAAAGAATTTAATTATTTGCAAAGTGAATGGAGAAATCCTACTAAAAATAATAATAAAATTAAAGTATTTGGTATAAGAAATGAATATAATACTGATTCTGCTGGAATTTATGATTACACAAGTAATGCGACTGGAGTAGCTTATGTTCATGAAAATGAAACAGTTAAACTTGGAAATAAATCAGGATGGTATGCAGGAGCTGTAAATAATTATTACAAACTTAAAGATATAAGTAGATCAAGAGAAAACCAAACTATGTTAAAAGCTGGAATCTTTAAAACAATGTCGCCATATATGGATCATAACGGTTCATTACAATGGACAATTGCTGGAGATGTATTCGCAGGTAAAAATGAAATGAAACGTAGATTCTGGATTGTAGATGATACTTTTGATGCAAAATCTGATTATTATTCATATGGAGCTGCGTTCAAAACAGATTTAGGATACGATATCAGAACATCTGAAAGAACTCATTTGAGACCTTACGGAGCATTAAAAATGGAATATGGAAGATTTACTGACATTAAAGAAGACGAAGGACAAGTTAGATTGGAAGTAGATGGAAACAATTACTTCTCAGTTAAACCAGAAGTTGGATTAGAATTCAAATACGTTCAACCAGTAGCAGTTAAATCACAATTATCAGTTGGATTAACAGCTGCTTACGAAAATGAATTAGGAAAAGTAAACAGAACAAACAAAGCAAGAGTAAGATACACAAATGCTGATTGGTATGAATTGAGAAGCGAAAAAGAAGACAGAAGAGGAAACGGTAAATTCGACTTTAATTTAGGTATAGACAACACTAGATTCGGAGTAACTGTAAATGCAGGATACGACACTAAAGGCAACAATGTAAGAGGTGGACTAGGACTTAGATTAATTTACTAGAAGACTAGTTACCGTAATAAAAATGGTTTAAATTATTAGTCATAATATAAAACAAAGAAATAACTCTTTTTAGATTTAAAAAATCTATATTAGAGTTATTTTTTTTTAAAAAAGTATTGACTTTAAAGAAAAATGGGGTATAACAATAGTGTTAACAATATGTAAACAATAAAGTTTATTGAAAACAAAATATATTATAAAAATTTAGGAGGAATTAACTATGAGTAAAGTAAGTGAAATCACAAGAGAAAGCTGGATTTTATCGACATTCCCTGAATGGGGAACTTGGTTGAATGAAGAAATTGAAAATGAAGTAGTTCCTGAAGGAAACTTCGCTATGTGGTGGTTAGGTTGCGTTGGTGTCTGGATTAAAACTCCAGGGGGAGCAAATATCTGTATGGACTTATGGTGTGGAAGAGGAAAAAACACTAAAAAAGTTAAAGATATGGTAAGAGGACATCAAATGGCCAATATGGCAGGAGTTAGAAAATTACAGCCAAACTTAAGAGCTCAACCAATGGTATTAGATCCATTTGCAATCAATGAATTGGACTACGTGTTAGTATCTCACTATCACAGTGATCACATCGACCCTAATATAGCGGCAGCAGTTATAAACAATCCTAAATTAAATCACGTTAAATTTGTAGGTCCTTGGCACTGTGCTAGAATTTGGAAAGAATGGGGAGTGCCTGAAGACAGGATTATTACAGTAAAACCAGGAGATACAGTTGAAATAAAGGACGTTAAAATTCACGCATTGGATTCATTTGATAAAACTTGCTTAGTTACACTGCCTGTTGAAGGCGCTGAAGAACAAGGTGGGGAATTACACGGATTATGTCCATCTGATGAAGAAATGGGAAGAAAAGCAGTTAATTATGTATTTGAAACTCCTGGCGGAACAATTTATCATGGTGCAGATTCACATTATTCAATTAATTTTGCAAAACACGGAAAACAATTTGATATAGATGTTGCATTAAACAACTATGGAGAAAACCCAGTTGGTATTGCCGATAAAATGACTTCAGTTGATTTACTAAGAATGGCTGAATGCTTGAGAACAAATGTTATTATTCCTGTTCACTACGATATTTGGACAAACTTTATGGCAAGTACAGATGAAATTTTGGCTTTGTGGAGAATGAGAAAAGATAGACTTCAATATAAATTCCATCCGTTTATTTGGGAAGTTGGAGGAAAATACGTTTACCCACAGGATAAAAACTTAATCGAATACCATCATCCAAGAGGATTTGATGATTGCTTTGAACATGAACCAAACGTTCAATTTAAATCAATACTATAATTAAGTGAGTTAAGTAAAATAAGTCCTTATGGTTAGTCTATTAACTGATAAATTTAGCAAAAACTCTGATCATAAGGATATTTTCTAATTAGATGGTTTTATATAAAACAGATATAAAGCGAAAGGATGAAAGTTATGAATATACTTTATACTATAGGAACATTTTTTGCCAATAATATTTTGACAAAACCACAGTTCTTTGTTGGGTTATTGGTATTTGTTGGATATTTATTTTTAGGGAAAAAAATATATGAAGCTGTTGGTGGATTTATAAAGGGAACAGTTGGATATATGATATTAAATGTTGGTGCAGCAGGGCTAGTTGTAACATTTAGACCTATCTTAGCGGCATTAAAAACAAAATTTAATCTGGATGCAGCGGTAATCGATCCGTATTTCGGATTACAGGCAGTAACAGAAGGATTGAAAAAACACAATTTAATTGATAATACAATGATGGTATTATTAATCGGATTTATAGTAAATATTATTTTAGTTTTATTAAGAAAATTTACAAAATTGAGAACATTGTTTATAACAGGTCATATTATGCAGCAACAAGCATCAACAGCATTATGGATTGCAGTGGTAAGTTTTGTTCTGACAAATAAAGC
Proteins encoded in this window:
- a CDS encoding autotransporter-associated N-terminal domain-containing protein; its protein translation is MESNNLKQLKKDLKAFAKRVKDFKYTESALIAFLLTGMVMLGVSNLTFSAQDEITAQTKQINSSISDIRQQFKRARAENNKLLRDTNLELIQLMEQGDQVVKSPWKSWQYGANTFLNEWKGTYKGHGDKTGNVKYKRNAGLGKYNYQATEGKYGTTSIGLRNAMERPVEIQVDASLRTLSIDKPAPTFVPTTPSGGLPPFEPRVIAAPNLPKTPDNPKITVLDPPDLSFNGTGFGQPSSPKTNQSLLYVENYRTYNTTTPVFVTYGASNTKTMTGGSVTVTKDDGSTGTTLVSGTGSYDKNHPYFINDAADHSSTINGNYDITRATDSGPGTLYFVSLNPYEVGHNSSSDGVYNFAGNLTLHGHNNPSSGSLLLGFEHQLLANNGGGSGHFTNVENGTVTSILKNTGNITLQDGYNLVGIQIDTEYSSGSNGYFRKQPQTINDGTITINSQNSIGIDYGKYYDASPNTKLTVGNINVNGKNNYGFRMKAYNGESSSSGGTVGMDYYDKTDITGGTGKKITVKGTKNVGVSIAQGTHSGDPLSRVTGLNILVGGTGNVGFLRNSQGNNTNHNVMNLDATKMSNIAFDSDATESALIRSDKDEIKLDQDITVGSIGTKNTLLQAGKQGTVRLGSGRTITSTSSDEFYGMTAGSFPTTGAGTSGAKIINDGTLTIGGNKSIAMAIDTGNTGEHNGTITYTGNNASAIFNKGTFTAAGTSNTTISGDGNVGIYNKGTMHLNGTVGMILKNGSTGIFSDGGTVTSAPNKVTISIDDTAIPAGTSKGVAVYARNGAIVDLQGSNLTVKGGASGVVSEGAGTSLNLSNSKIDYDGDGYGVYNANGGTVNLLNATLTLRGNSVGFQKDLSAPGSITTTGMHINVFSNDATVMNLRNATGPLNLLGLDSNLATLVGLAPGSINNTDPLGTTYNGYKLASIDGLNTYEINKDLDKSLAVTGADADVDTFVKKLLVQRAILNVQAGKTVTANLNSSDLTATGMKGVVGLDMSSSSSAASNAETQINLAGGSTVNADRTDAGNGAVGLFINYGKVHTDPSATINVEQLTTNPHNDSAVGIYAVNGSDVNNEGTVNVGGNSSIGLLGLAYREDATTGAPKVNEFGGKPGEGTINVVNKGNVTLDGTTSYGIYVKNNNSAGTKATATGTNTGSGVLTLSGDKSIGMIGDKATLTNDAGAKINMTGQEQVGMFANNSSSLINNGEINLATSTGSIPSVGIYTDDVATDITNNGKITGGNKNYGIFGKTVTHGSTGEITVGDEGVGIYSTEGNITLNSGSKINVGANEAVGVFTTGTAGRTINADTNMTIGDSSFGYVIKNTGTTNLTTNGTATLGNEAKFIYSNNKDITVTNNVPLTSTGNNTYGIYSAGTVTNNADIDFGRGTGSVAVYAIDGGTARNAAGKTITVSGSNLSATPVPEYGMGMATSNGTIINDGTIKVALDEGIGMFASGSGSKAINNGTIELSGKNTKGMYVDNNAVGENWGIIKTVPTANNDGILGVVATGGGVIKNYGQIIVDGPNNKAGYLGSTGTFSNETSGGTTGTVTNTGGAEGVVRKSGSPTGKTVAGIEIIAPAGATSATIKINGSVVTPTYVDTNAKTSTPSTVSVTSPSGATTIVDLGATGLGSIPTNEQVGSLGMYIDTSGVNYTHPIVGVNNLKGLQKVDLLFGNEAARYTGSKVIEVGSNIIDPYNSMILSMATAGTGTKFALSAGSLTWFATATQNLSTGALGKVYLVKIPYTAFAQDKNTYNFLDGLEQRYGVETSGREKDLFNKLNDLGKGEAHILAQAIDEMKGHQYGNVQQRINETGNVLDKEFNYLQSEWRNPTKNNNKIKVFGIRNEYNTDSAGIYDYTSNATGVAYVHENETVKLGNKSGWYAGAVNNYYKLKDISRSRENQTMLKAGIFKTMSPYMDHNGSLQWTIAGDVFAGKNEMKRRFWIVDDTFDAKSDYYSYGAAFKTDLGYDIRTSERTHLRPYGALKMEYGRFTDIKEDEGQVRLEVDGNNYFSVKPEVGLEFKYVQPVAVKSQLSVGLTAAYENELGKVNRTNKARVRYTNADWYELRSEKEDRRGNGKFDFNLGIDNTRFGVTVNAGYDTKGNNVRGGLGLRLIY